The nucleotide sequence CGGAGTCCATCTCCCGCGATGCCGGGGTCCTGGTTCTCGGTCGTCATGGCTACGAATCCGCGGTAGCAGGCAAGAACGGCTGGGTATGCATGGTCGAACGCGGCTGGCTGGGGATGTTCGACCACCCCGAATTCTGGAGCCCGAAGGTCCGCGCCGCAGACTGTCTCAACCCACCCGCCGCTCGCTCGCTCCTGCCGTATGTCCACAAACGCACGGAGCTCTTGCTGGCCGGGCGCTCCAAGGTCGAGGTCATCGCCGCCATCCAGGCTGCGATCGACCAGCGCGAGCTACCCGCGCTGGAGCCCGGAGCTCTCTCCTACATGATGTCCAAGGCCTCGTATCTGACCGACCACGGCCACCACAATCTCCCGCACCTGATGTTCTTCGAAACGAGGCTCGACGACGCGGCCTGGGGCGCCAACCTCCCCCACTCCCCCGTTCTCTCTGTCCCCTACTGGTACCTCTCCGGGGAGGCCTTCCCTCAACTCGCGACCTTCCCTCCGCTATTCGTCTTCCTCGTCGCCGTCGACAAATGGTCCGACGGCACCCCCGCGCCGGTCATCCCAGCCACGCCAGCGATGTGATGTCGCAGACGATCCGTCCGTGCGACCGGCGCGAGAGGTGATCTAGGGTGCGGCCCAGGTCGCCATCAGGGGGATGAGGAAGCCCTCCCAGTCGGTCGCTACGTCGCCATGCTCGCCGGGAATCGCGCGGGATTGCAGCGGGAAGGCGTGATTCAACATCTTCGTCCAGTCCGCCTGAACGCTCGCGATGGGATAGACGTCGTCTCCGGTTCTCGCCGTGTGTCCGATGTGGATCTTCCAGGCCGCCGCACCGAGCACGGCGTCGACGTTGCCGCTGCCGACCACGCTGGAGAGGCTCGAGTTCTCGATGAGGACTCCAGCGAACGCGGCCGCATCGTCGGTCGCCATCTTGTAGGCGAGACCGCCGCCCGAAGAGAAGCCTGCGAGGACGATCTCCTTCTGGTGGACATAGAAGCAGGAGCTGACATCCGCGATGGCCGCGTCGACCCAGGTGGCGTCCGCGAGATTCCAGCACTGGCCGTCGCGTCCGCCGATCGAGATGACGATGTAGTCGAGCGTCGGCCGCAGTACGAACGGCGCCGCCGCCCAGCCGGCGAAGTTGAGCGCGGTGTCGCCGCAGCCGTGCAGCGCGACGAGCAGTCGCCGCGGCGTCGGGTTCTCCACGTCGTAGCCCACCGGCAGCCGCACGACATAGTCGGTGAGCCCGCTGTTCAAGGTGAAGAAACCGGTGCCGGGAGCGGGTGTGAAGGGGCAGTTCTGGGTGGGGCCCGGCCCCGGATTCCAGACCGAAGCGTTGCCGGACTCGAAGCCATCGGAAAAGAGCGGCTCCAGCGCGCCGAGCTCCTCCTCCTCCACCAGCTCGCGAAAGAGCTCGTCCGCTGCCGCCCCCTCCGCCTCAGCCGACACCGAAAGGCTCAGCGCGGCGGAGAGACCGAGGGCAGCCAGGCATCTCGATGTGTTCATCTCTGACCTCCAGAGTGCGGCCTCGAAGCCTCAAGCTACCGCGCCCGCCCCGGCAGGTCAGGGGGATTTCAACAGGGGGGGCCGACGGTCCAGGAACGTGATCCGCCGCGTCATGAAGCAGGAGTTCGGGTCCTCGACGTAGTCTCCGAACGGGCCGCAAGGCTCGAAGCCGAAGGAAGCGTAGAGAGCGCGTGCGGGCTCGAACGCCGGCTGGGCGCCGGTCTCGAGGCTGACTCGGGCGTAGCCGCGAGCTGCCGCCTCGGCGAGGAGGTGGCCGAGCATGGTCTTGGCGACACCCTTCCGGCGGTGCTTCTCGCCCGTCCGCATCGCCTTGACCTCGGCGTGATCGGGAGCGAGCTCGCGGAGCGCCCCGCAGCCGAGGAGTTCGCCCGCCTCCCACAGCGTCCAGAACCGGACGTCGGGCTTGCGCAGCCCGGCTACGTCGAGCGCATGCACGCTCTCCGGCGGCGAGATCGCGCGCATGTTGCGCAGATGCTCTTCGAGCAGCGTGCGAACCTCCGCGCCGGTCAGGTCGTCGAGACGGAACTCCATGGCGGCGGCGCCAAGCCTAACCCGTTCCGGGCGAAGCGGGTGTGCGCTCGATCGGGCCTGGGTCCCGCGAGAGGGAGGCGACGACCGCGCCTCCGGTCAGGGGTTCGCCCAGCTGTGCGAGCTCCCGCGCTCGAAGCCGTCGGCAAGGATCAGCGAGCTCGCTGTCCGGAGCACGGCGACCTGGGGGACACCGCCGTCCACCGCGCTCCCAGCCGCGACGACGCGCCCGCCCGCGAGCACCGCCGCCCTCGCCTCGTCCAGCCCGTTCGTGTCGAGATCGAACTCGAGGAACTGGAATCCGTCGTCCGAGAAGGAGCTGTCCAGCGCTCCGTTGACCAGCACGCGGGCGAGGAAGAAGCTGGAGACCTGGAGCCCCGGCGGATCGTTCGAGCCGACCGCGACGATCCGGCGATCCGACTGCACCAGCACCTGGCTCACGTGCGTGTCGCCCGAGGGAAGCAGCGGCACGATTCCATCGAAAGAGAAGAGGAAGTCCATAGCGCCCGAGTCGGTGATCCGGGCGAGTCCCGCGAAGTCGGGAGAGAGAGTGGTGCCGGCGCTCGTCCCCACCACGATCCGGCGGCCGTTCGGGTCGTAGGCGAGCGCCGTGACCCGCTGCTCCGGGGCCCCGGTGAGGGTGCGGATGCCGTCCGCGCCCGCAAAGTCCGGGTCCGGATCGCCGTTGGCGAGTCGCCGGGCGACATAGGGGCGTGCCAACTCGCCACTTCGGGACTCGCCGCCGACGACGATCCGTCCGTCCGGGTCGACCAGGACGGACGTCGCGTAGTCATAGTCGGTTCCGCCCTCGACGGCGTCGAAAATGACGCGGCCGTTGTCGCCGAAGTTCGTGTCCGAAGCACCCGTGCTCAGGTAGCGGGCGAGGAACGTGTCGGTCTCGCCATCCGCAAGGCACTCGAAGCAGCGGCCCGCCAGCACGATCTTGCCGTCGTTCTGGATCGCCGCGGCCAGCACGAGCACGCTCCAGCTGGAATTGAAGAAGAGCTCGTGCATGCCGTCGGCGCTGAAGGTGTCGTCCAGATCCCCGTCGACCGTGAGACGCGCCAGCACCGGCGTGTGCTCGAAGTCGTCGTCGCCGCGCAGCACGACGACCAGACGGCCGTCGAGGCGTTCGAGTACCGCCACGAGACGGTCCACCCCGCCGACGTTGTACGGAATCGTGCGCCGTCCGGCCGAGCCGAAGGAGGTGTCGAGGTCGCCCTGCGCCGTGAGCGCGATCACCCCTGCGTCAGCGCTCCAGTAGCCGATGCGGATCGTCCCGTCGCGAAGCGCGAGCACGCTCCCCACGTACCCCTGTCCGAGATCCGTCTGCCCGCCGTCGGCGAAGGTGAGGTCGAGGTCGCCGTCGTCCGCGGCGAGGTCCGGAACGGTCAGGCCGAGGGCAGTGAGCAGCAATGGCGCGAAAACTCGCGCAAAGCTGCGAGACGGGCGCTGTTGTGAGGGCGGGCGTGCAGGCATGGGGTCTCCGGGGGTGGCTCCTGCCCGGAAGAACGAGGAAACGGCGGGAAAGCCGACATTCGAGCCCGCGTCGTGTCCGGCGAGCTCATTGCGAGGTGCTGCTGGCGCCTCCTCTGGTGACCTGGGAAGAGGATGGCACCTCCTCTCGGGCACCTCCTGTCGGCAAAGAACAGCGCGAAGGACTAAGCTGGGCCTGAAGTGAATTCGACCTCGACCTCTCTCGTCGCCACTCGCCGGCCGGTCCTGTGGCTCACCCTGGCCGCTGCGATCTCTTTCCCTGGTGGAGCCCGCTCGATGGGCGGGCCGACCGCCGTTTCCTGCGCCTCGCAGCGTGCGCGTGCGGAGATCTCTGAAGTCGGCGCGGCGATGCTCGCCTGGTTGACCGACATCATCATCGGCGCGACGCCCAGAGGCGGCGGCATTCCCGGCCCACTCTGCGTGGGCGAGCCGCCAGTGGATCTTT is from Thermoanaerobaculia bacterium and encodes:
- a CDS encoding GNAT family N-acetyltransferase translates to MEFRLDDLTGAEVRTLLEEHLRNMRAISPPESVHALDVAGLRKPDVRFWTLWEAGELLGCGALRELAPDHAEVKAMRTGEKHRRKGVAKTMLGHLLAEAAARGYARVSLETGAQPAFEPARALYASFGFEPCGPFGDYVEDPNSCFMTRRITFLDRRPPLLKSP